In a single window of the Lagenorhynchus albirostris chromosome 19, mLagAlb1.1, whole genome shotgun sequence genome:
- the LOC132509797 gene encoding zinc finger protein 300-like, which yields MNRNVLLQGSLSFKDVAVVFTWEEWQLLDRVQKNLYQDVMLENYINLVSVGYQVTKTDAFYRLEQETPWIIEEESQSQIHPEDTWQVDNHRDWHKGSHGNLETMESYHKDNAFGKISSLSLNLDISLAQRSHTLDILGKHLKPNLECITQNKSYARNEVEFIQYDKLFLYTKHEKIHTGQKYNEYNQHMKVFSHKSQLIKYWKTQTAKKHYNCSDCGKAFSQKSDLIKHQRTHTGEKSFGCSRCQKAFRRKSHLILHQRTHTGEKPYECNKCGKAFTDKSCLNKHQRTHTREKWFECHVCQKGFSDKSQLTLHQRTHTEEKPYRCEECQKSFSNKSQLIIHQRSHTGEKPYGCSECGKTFPLKFNLILHQKTHTGEKPYGCSECGKAFIQRSELIRHQRTHTGEKPYNCSDCGKGFSVKSILT from the exons ATGAATAGGAATGTTCTATTACAGGGCTCACTATCATTCAAGGATGTGGCTGTGGTTTTCACCTGGGAGGAGTGGCAGCTACTGGACCGTGTTCAGAAGAACCTGTATCAAGATGTGATGTTGGAAAATTATATCAACTTGGTATCAGTGG GGTATCAAGTTACCAAAACAGATGCATTCTACCGGTTGGAACAAGAAACACCATGGATAATAGAGGAAGAAAGCCAGAGTCAGATTCACCCAG AAGACACATGGCAAGTTGATAATCATAGAGACTGGCACAAAGGAAGCCATGGCAACCTGGAAACTATGGAGAGTTACCACAAAGATAATGCGTTTGGAAAAATATCTTCTCTGAGCTTAAACCTTGATATCTCCTTAGCACAAAGATCTCATACACTTGACATACTTGGGAAACATTTGAAACCTAATCTAGAGTGTATTACTCAGAATAAAAGCTATGCAAGAAATGAAGTTGAATTTATTCAATATGACAAATTATTTCTTTACACTAAGCATGAGAAAATTCATACTGGACAAAAATACAATGAATATAATCAACATatgaaagttttcagccataagtCACAGCTTATTAAATACTGGAAAACTCAAACAGCAAAGAAACACTATAACTGCAGTGACTGTGGGAAAGCCTTTTCTCAGAAGTCGGACCTCATTAAGCATCAAAGaacacacacaggagagaaatCCTTTGGATGCAGTAGATGTCAGAAAGCCTTCAGGCGGAAGTCCCATCTCATTTTACACCAGAGAACccatacaggagagaaaccctatgagtgCAACAAATGCGGGAAAGCCTTTACTGATAAGTCATGCCTTAATAAACATCAGAGAACTCACACAAGAGAGAAATGGTTTGAGTGTCATGTATGTCAGAAAGGCTTCAGCGATAAGTCACAACTCACTTTACATCAAAGAACTCACACAGAAGAGAAACCCTACAGATGTGAAGAATGTCAGAAAAGCTTCAGCAATAAGTCACAGCTCATTATTCATCAGCGatctcacacaggagagaaaccttatggTTGCAGTGAGTGTGGGAAAACATTTCCCCTTAAGTTTAACCTCATTTTACATCAAAAAACACATACAGGGGAAAAACCTTATggatgcagtgaatgtgggaaagccttcatcCAGAGATCTGAGCTCATTAGACATCAGAgaactcacacaggagagaaaccatataatTGCAGTGACTGTGGAAAAGGCTTTAGTGTAAAGTCAATACTCACTTGA